A region of the Leptidea sinapis chromosome 14, ilLepSina1.1, whole genome shotgun sequence genome:
tgGTACTTTCTCTTGTTGAgttcaataaagtatttaacaGAGAAACACCAAAAAATTTCTTCATTGTAATATCACTGCTTATTAGTAGTATTTGTACTATGTAACTGTATATGTTTTCATAAGCATCACTGTCATtcatatatttgaaaataacatccatattttgtataataagaGCCATTTCTTCATTGTTCCTTATGTTTGTGTCAGACAGTGCATTTAACacatattctattatatttagactatctttaattatattatcagtTATAATCTTATACTTAGATGTGTCATTCACACACTTTAAAAAtgttagtataaaatatatgtcagaaatatatttaaatttatcaatatcAACTGTATTCTTTTCATTAGTAAAAAATGCAATTTCAACAACTTTTCCAATTAACAACTGCATAAAAATTTGATGATGATCATTATGTCCTGATaagtaaagtattaaaaaatcaatGTTGGATAGTGACCACTTTGTGCCttcaacaaataaacaaaatgcaAAAGTGTCTATTACTAACTCCTCCCTTATAAACTTTGTATACTTACTAAGTTGATCCGAATTGTACCTTTCATGAGAAATCCAATTTactttaatatctatatttagaTGTGAAAATAATAACACATGTGACCTCCAGTGCAATTCTTTACAATTCTCAGTAATAATATTGGCAATTTTTATATGGACTGCCTTTcttattgcaatattattacATGGAATGCTTAATACATCAATTAATATCTTTGATAACTGATCATTTCCAATATTTTGTACAAGATTTGTTATCTTTATTTCAGCTAACACTGTACACAAGTGGTAAAATGGTACAGGTGACCAGTTTACATGAGGTACGTTTTTAATTATCATAGCATATATTTCTGAGGTTCTAATgagtttttgtaatttttgcttCAAATCTTTACAGTAATGTGTTTTATGATACAAATTTATATCATTCAAGGATTCCAGTAAAATTACAGTGTCATTGTCATTTATTACATCAGTTTCCAGCTTATGTTTTATACAGCCCATCTTTACTTGTAAATTATCATGTCGGAGTCCAATACTAAATGCACAGTTAACCCAACAGTAGGACAGTGCTTGTAATCTCAAGCattcaaaaagttttaaagaTGGCAGCACAATATTACTCTGCTTTTCTTCTAAACTgtccattaaaataaaaaaattatcccaTGTTTTACGTAATTCCTTCTCTTTTGCCTTATCCCATTGAAAAGTAACCAGGGTTGATGATATTTCAACATTATTTTTGAGAAATGCTAGACAATCAAGAGCCCTTTTTATCGAGTATGTTGCTAGTTTTCGTAAAGCAGTGTCATTTGAACTTAATCCAGATACCACTAATTCCCAAAATTCTGTATGATTTATCAATGTGGATTCATACGCACCAAGACTGTTACTATCAGGAAGAGGTAAGAAGTAATTTGATAGTGCACACAGCACATTAAGTGATGTAAACGGATCtgattcaaatttttttatgcaTTCCCAAATTTTatccaatatattatatccTGTGACAGacttaaaaaacttttttactgTCATAGTAAGAAAAATCTTCTTAATATCctctttttcacaaaataaaatattttgaataggtACTTCCAGGTATGGCAAATTCAGCTTTTCTTTCATACTTAATATTGCATCAAGAACACTATTACACAACTTGAGATGGAAAAGTAAGTTATTTCTACTATAATAGTCATTAGTTTCTAAAGTTAAGATGTCAAAACAGAGGATTTGCTGTAACAAATGTTGCGAGTTCACGACTAGTGTACTAGGGTTAAGCAACAGAATgacatttaatattttgcaaatCACATCAATATTGCCTTCACCTgctttacaaattaatttgcaaaTAAATTCAAACTCTGCATCATTTTGACATTCGTCAGATTCCTTTAAATTAATCAGATATTTATACTTCAGTAAATGAAGTATGTTAAACAGATGTTGATTTGTGAAAGTGCTTCTCTTCATGAGAGACTCCAATCTTGAATCCACAAGTTCTTCATCAAAGTCCAATACATCCATAAAGGATACTATATCTTCAAATAGCATTATTTGTGTttcctaaaaaataaacattaaatttttttaacctTACTAAAGATTATTACTGAAATTTGTTGCAATCCAAATTTATCTTACAGTGTTCTATACAACAAATTAAGTACTTATAAGACTATTCAGTAAGTAGTAACTAGTAAGTTTTCAGTATCtgtttaaatagtaattaaaaataaaaacgatcTTGAATGAAATTCACagtcggaaatgtaattcgggatcaaaaatgtaaacattgGTGTTGCCGACTAAAAATAACCTTTTCCATTATGCGTGttgaaatatactaaaatatcattttaaaattataagtgtagcataaaatataaatacataaaactaaataatgcaCAAGGTATTCATCTTTGTAATATAGCATAAAATacatccaaaaattaaaatgtaaatttattgtgcAAACTTTGACACTAGCAATATGATAGAAGCTCTAAACATTTGGCTCGTCTACACAAGAAAAACGTAAATAGCCGGGTCTCCACCGAGTGCACGCGCTCGCGCGGCAGCCTTGCGAGCCAAATGCTCGGTCTGTGACCTGTGTAGACGTGCCTAGGGGTCGTTTGAACGCACGTTTCCTCGGCCGAGCGTGCCTCGGGGTTGAGCCGATTGTTGTCGGTAAACGGGACGCGCTCAAATATGTCTCAGGGCACTGTGCGTTCGATGTGGACGGTCGTAACGGCTCGCGAGGCTATTCTACAGACTTGTTGGTGTTTGTTACGAAAAGTTTTATCATCATGAACACTGAAAAGCAATCAATTCATCTGATTCAATTATATACTCCTATTTTGTAAACAATAAGCTACTATGAAAGTCGCAGCAGAAATTACACAACTGTCCATTTTGTATGCTCGAGGAATTATGGCTCGGCCTGACTCGCGAGGTTCACCTCGGTGTTTCTAGGTCAACTACCGAGACTGCCTCGCGAGGCCAAGCTCACGAGCCGCAGGTCGAGGCTGCCGCGCGAGCGTGTGCGCTCGGTGGAGCCCGGCTAGTAATGTTAAAAAACATCGTGCCCTTAGTGACAGGTATGACGGGTCGCCATATCGTTTTGTTTGTCATGATTGAATGTGCTCTTCTTGCTTTCCCGTTTTAGTTGATAGGTTTTTGCTTGTTGtttcctttattttatttatcaattttgttttgtttcgttGTTGATCAATACAAATCACGATCCAGGTTCGTCGACCAAACAGGACATGCTGTCACCGCCAAAAAAGAGGCAACGCTCTCCTATTCCTGTGAGTGAAAAGGTTAGTGAAGTAAATGCCTATAAGCATATCTACAAAAAATGGCCCAAACATCAGTATTGGTCTTTAGCTGATTGCGCAAATAAGACTACAGAGGTTGTAGGTATTTATGCGGTGACAGTAAGCAAaagtattaattgaaaataaaaccactgaataattaaaaaatcacataaaacCGGCGCTAAAAAGAATATTCCAGACATAATTGACGAATTTACTTTTTTAGTAATAAGACAAAAAGTGCATGCTTTCTTTTACAGACGTACCCTCAGTAAAAAAGGTTAAAATGTTAACAGTATAACTTTTATGTAAAACTTAATCTGTAATGATATTAGATAGTTTggacattttgttatttgtatgtatgttgcCTACTGTTGCTTAGTTTTTTGATATGtgtgattaaaatattaacaattatttatgatTGCTCAACCTGTAAATTCATATCCCGATCTGCCTGATTTTTCAATGCACAGAATCTTcctaaaacatataaattttaaatatgctaCCCGCAAGCGCCGCAGCAGTTCAAAAGATCGAGAAAAGAAGATATTATGGAGAAAGCGATACTTCGTAACCATAAAATAATATCGCAGAAAAGGAAGGTTTATATATTACCAGGACTAAAGGGTCAATGAAGGTGTGTATTTATAAGACATCTCTATAATAAATACAGTGGTAGGTATATTGTGTACcttatatttgcaaaaaaagTGGAGATTAAATGATCTCCTTTTATACAATATGGAGATTTTATGATTACAGTTAATAATAGTAAGCCTTTTAATTGTCCTTctgtaattatgtatataacttatattttttaacctagctgtaagttttccaaaaaatgtaaaataaaataaaacagtaaaTGTGGTTTGATACTCAAATTAAACCTCCTAAACAAGCCTTCTTAGAGGGCCTTATTAATGTtcgaatccaaaaaaaaaaacaatgaaaactCGCTTATCATAAAAAGTGGTTAAAGGGCATACTGCCAAAGCTAAAAACCAATTCGGTATTAATTTAATGTCCCGTACCACCCCCAAAGGTTACACCCCACAACTGGCCGATGGAAAGCGCAAATTACTGAATGGctccaaaaatataaattatgaagaaaGTATGATAAAAGCTCAGATAGAAATCGTAAAAAGTGAAAAATCTTATCATCAAACTTTTGCTGTGGACAAGTTGGCTGCGggaaatacaatatatatatataattccaaTTCGTCGTCATCAAGTTCTTCAGACCCCCCAAATCAGCGAGCAAATATTAAGATggaagttatttattttagtttggtAACCATTaccaaataaagatatttgtaaataatttatttttatatatttatattatatgtattatgaatcaaaataagtttatattattaaactatttaGAAAAGCGTTGATAAACTCTGaattttgatctcgaattacatttTCGACTATAGGTACTTTAGGACAATCacatattttagatattttgttttcattatttataactatttcagGAACACACACGCTATGAATTTCActattaaaaattcatttaatttgtatgcattatttttgctaaaattgaaaaaatgacAGAGTTACAGAGCCAACTTTCTCAGATAACATAAATGGTAACATATACAGAATGAAGGAATTCAAGGAAGCCACGCAAGTACTGGTCGCGATCATTTTTGAGAAGACGACAGTAAGAAGGGGCCTATCGTTCCttattgaatgatttaagaATCGAAGACAGAAATGGATTCAGAAATTTTGTGTCAGTTGTCAGAATGAGACCAGTTAATTTGGAAAATTTGCTTCAAAAAGTTAGCCTTTAATACCTTTCTTAGCAGAATTCACAGTATCGAGATGCCATCACTCCAGCagagaaattatttttgttatggaaaaggaggacaaacgagcgtacgcacgggtcacctggtgatacgtgatcaccgccgcacacattatcttgcaacaccagaggaatcacaggagcgttgccggccttgaaggaaggcgtacgcgctttttttgttaGCTGTTTATTTGAGATTTCTAGCTACTGGTGACTCATAATCATCTTTGTATTTGCATCGGATATCAAAGGCAAAATGTAGTTAATGCATTACTCATGCTTGCGAGACGATTATAAAAGTATCGAAAGAATATCTTAATGTAAGCCGAgataaatattgccaaaaaaGCTTATGTCTGTGACCACTCCATTTATCTTCTTCTTTTCCGCTAAAAAAAAGCGGTCTGTCcggtaaatgtttaaaactttatccacCAAGCATGGATTGAGtataaaacgtgttttaaaaaagtattatacataaacttcaataaaattaacaatacttgttaaaaacatgtatgttttatgttgATGTGAACGCGGTCAATGTATCAGACTGGATACAGATACAGAATTTTtggacttttcaagaatcctgagcggcactgcattgtaatgggcagggcgtatcaattaccatcatctgaacgtcctgctcgtctcgtttaaaattatattttaaactaatcGTTCTTATAAGCCTTTGCCTTAATCAGACTGATAAAAAATGCGTTTTTATAGATGTTTCTTACTTTTCCAGTCTTATCAACTTATGATAGATTAAGATACCGTAATAAgtagatatttatttaccaattaGCTTCGAAGCCAATGAATAATTAATACTGGTaaacaaagaaacaaattttaaataagtaaatgatAAGTAATGAAGAATAAAcgttaataatatacatttcatgtatttatattttattttaagtaattattgacGTGCCCAAATTATTTGAAGGGTTAAGAAATGTCGTATATTTTGACCTGTAATTGACAGAGAGTAATTTTTCGTTGCTGCAAACTTTCTCACATATAAgaacttaattataaatttgtttgatcAATACATCATAATGACTACTTAAAGTTTCCAACATCATTGTTTCAAGAAAATTAACGCGGAGTTCTGGAAACAAAGTATctgtttttaatatcaaatctTTCATTGCGTTTGCGAGAGCTGCAGGAAATCTTTTTTCCACCGCCGGCTTTCCATTGTTATTTTAGGAGGCTTGTCGAAAAAGCGATTCTACTAACAAGCATATAGAATGCTTTGTGATGGAAACGTGAGTCCACCTcgatttttatataagtagTGCGATACCATTTAATAGATCAGAATtgagatacaaaaaaaaatgcagttCTGATATTATACTATCGATATGATGCAAGCACTAGTAATGAGAATTGTATTAAAACAATCATTATTCAgacgtattttacaaatgtttGCTTACATAAttgaagtataaaaaaaaataagtacttatgGCATGAAATTATTCGTAAAATGCcaatttttgataaataatttggCCTACTACAACATACATGTGGAATGatatttcgatattttttttgtagcgTCGCTTACAATAAACGCATGACctcattttttatatcttttatataatcCCTGAAATATGAATAACGTGGAAATCGaaggaaattaattcaaaatgcaaaaatatttagaGTAGGTACCTGATTCTCTCGCAGACATTTGtacgtcaaaatttgttctcAGGACGCTTgctagtggcgcttcaaataggcacaaaaaaatagCTGACAAACGGGGTCAGTACTCAGTAGTTCCCACGGGCCATGACATTAGAATGTCACTTAATTGGtctgtaagaaatgaagtcgtgacatttataataaaacggtCTACCGACCGTTTTGACAACATACCTAGGACATGTATTTGATCATTGTTATGTATTTGATCATAGCTTGGCTTGCACAATCTTTTCAAAAGTAATTTAACATATCctcaaatttaaaaagttaattaaaaataaaattactccTTTCCGCACTTGGGGGGTtgaaggggggggggggctaTATATCGCTACCCCCTCCCTCTCCTCCACCCCtaattgaatataattaatacatccTTATTAATTAaggatgaaaatataattattaaggatGCAAATTTCTAATGCAGACCCTATCATAATATTGAAGGCACTTTGGCCTGAGTATTGAATTAGTGTGGTCAAGCCACACAAATGGACCTCCGGAGGCAACAGGTGCGCTCATAATAATGTGAGGATGCACAGAGCCAGTCTACCAGATTATGCGGGTGCTACTTTGCGCTTTAGGAACTGGCTACTGAATGGTGTTATCAATGGGTTTTGTCATAACAATGCATTTTCCTCAACATTtgtcataattacaattatattgATCAAACTATGGCTTTGTACTCCAATGCCCATAGTAAAAACTTCACATACTTCACTATTTCTTGAATGGTAGTTCATTGGTGAAAAACCAATCTAGtggttttttattatgtaatagaaatacaaatagtatgaaatctttttttaataattactgtCAGCCTAGACACAATGAGATTGTCTTAATATTGAAGTTTTGCATACCATCAAAATATAGTATATGGGCCAAATGATGGTctgtgatcaccaccacccatggtcccttgcaacaccagatgaaccACAGGAGTTTGAacaccttttttttaatataccttGTGTCATGTTTATCTAACAGTTTCCAAGGAAgtttataccacagattggttATAATATATGGGAGAAAGTTAACAGACCAAGTCTCtggacaaaaataaatttaaagcttAGTAGTAAGTCCAGTAAATCATAAATTCCAAATACTGATCAAGTAAATATGAAGATTTTGTCATTTCACCTATTTATCATTCTGGGGATGGTATAACATGGAATTAATTTCAATTCCACATAAAACAAAACAGCTGTAAGTGGTTATTTTATTAGCTAATCATGATTTAAACTTCATAAAACATTTGTAGCAATTTTTCCAAATGGTCATTCCATTTTTTAGGTATAGATTGCCAAAAGCTGAAACACCATGTCATTTAGAACAAATAACAGAGTAATtctaatgttatttaaatactaCTATGAAGTGCCAATAAAGCTAGTGAGATCAATATAAATATCAGATTACATCACAAGATCACTCTCaagttttttcaattttaaaggTAATATCTTAACCATTTCTTGACAGAGACTGAACTCTTCCTGCATCATTTTCGCAGCATCTTCATCATTACTACAAATATCTACAACTGCTTGATATGCATCAAagctttttttaacatttgCCAGTTGCATATTCTTGTCAACTGCAATTCTTTTCATACTGTTCCTACCAATGAATGCATAAGCACTTATTACAGGTCTAATTATATCACATTCAAGTTTAGCAGGCATCTTTCCAAACTTATCTTTGACAGAATTTAAAAAGTTGTCATAATTTTCTATACTCATTTCACATAGtgtgtttattttgtttagggcatGTGGTGTTGGCTTCTCTTTACTTTCATTAAGCTTATCGAgttttatatttagaatatCAGAATATACTTCACCCAGTTCATACCAAATTTGCCTGCAGTACTGTAGATAGTATGTAGGGTTAATCTCTTTTATTAAATCCTCTAGCATATCAATTCTACGCTTATGCATTTTTGCTTGTCGTTCATCATTCTCCTCAAAAAAAGCTAAATAGGCATAAGATTGTGAACTATCTTGTATTAACTCAATATAATCTGATGCCAGAGAGTCTAGCTTATAATACTCCTTAGCTTTATTAAGCCAACTTTGACAATTAAGAAATACTTCCCTGGCATCTTGGAAGGTAAGAAGAAATTTATcagttattttgttttcatactTGGAAACATCCAGATTtggaaaaatcatattttttaggTCACCTTCACAAATATTCTCACTATCTTCTATCTGCATATTAGACATATCTGAGAAAAGGGAACATAACATTAATATCATACtggaaaaattataattgattataatattatattagaaaaatataaattttgtgtaAACATGATAGTGTCATACAG
Encoded here:
- the LOC126967945 gene encoding uncharacterized protein LOC126967945 isoform X1, producing MEKETQIMLFEDIVSFMDVLDFDEELVDSRLESLMKRSTFTNQHLFNILHLLKYKYLINLKESDECQNDAEFEFICKLICKAGEGNIDVICKILNVILLLNPSTLVVNSQHLLQQILCFDILTLETNDYYSRNNLLFHLKLCNSVLDAILSMKEKLNLPYLEVPIQNILFCEKEDIKKIFLTMTVKKFFKSVTGYNILDKIWECIKKFESDPFTSLNVLCALSNYFLPLPDSNSLGAYESTLINHTEFWELVVSGLSSNDTALRKLATYSIKRALDCLAFLKNNVEISSTLVTFQWDKAKEKELRKTWDNFFILMDSLEEKQSNIVLPSLKLFECLRLQALSYCWVNCAFSIGLRHDNLQVKMGCIKHKLETDVINDNDTVILLESLNDINLYHKTHYCKDLKQKLQKLIRTSEIYAMIIKNVPHVNWSPVPFYHLCTVLAEIKITNLVQNIGNDQLSKILIDVLSIPCNNIAIRKAVHIKIANIITENCKELHWRSHVLLFSHLNIDIKVNWISHERYNSDQLSKYTKFIREELVIDTFAFCLFVEGTKWSLSNIDFLILYLSGHNDHHQIFMQLLIGKVVEIAFFTNEKNTVDIDKFKYISDIYFILTFLKCVNDTSKYKIITDNIIKDSLNIIEYVLNALSDTNIRNNEEMALIIQNMDVIFKYMNDSDAYENIYSYIVQILLISSDITMKKFFGVSLLNTLLNSTRESTTKNIKIDVCGFIDILQKVDKFHTENEECCGRSVNDFTSKACELVHTLLENKNSYQINSVVCFIRYMLESGGYGCLKWILKIVKIILPKALSDTKTFNVEHFLNAAWNELETIKSHKEYVESMQCFINIITNEEIMKHPMFNNLVVLYCSRIIGHSSAKCLPLYYLVREMDRSTFKYSHMVYIFCDILLTVPSLRKDQRIIQDVEVEILNSENTRFRYEQIGVLTHFHIQCESALILCQLDCEILDAIVSIIMKKIDNILKNKQRYHDNSSLHRVTEVGMQHLLFILLRHRSTNIKNITTWCIELLGKLPHQPSVRLYLEMYIALYLYIKDDAINENDIKSLTNVPIVSQFRILYWVITRKIKTKSCKKREYELVMDYLLENTMGPTYSVRLHAQYLAYQLNKCNEVYGHLECNAYSKTISIVEKTINEATRVMDKSLQKILDDPFLDKFDIIDITPCLIYTYPIYKNGITIDKLHAVNSFQSMNKCLQESAPDKFLTEWLQSGNINQIEIKYNVSEKNEMNFEEESEFGTIQKKYIPWKSMTDIDVVEAERKASQSELIVVASLIDKLPNLGGMARTGEVFGVHTYVVDSLRHLQDKQFQGLSMSAEKWVNIIEVRPGAPLLDYLTSKRDEGFCLVAAEQTSTSVSLQTFKFPKKTVLLLGNEKDGVPCNLLPVMDHCIEIPQQGVVRSLNVHVTAAIFIWQYSSQNVL